One stretch of Bradyrhizobium canariense DNA includes these proteins:
- a CDS encoding SDR family NAD(P)-dependent oxidoreductase, producing MIETDRPVALVTGGGGDLGRAIALRLARTCAAVAIVDIDERSADATARLVEAAGCKSVAIRADVSSPHETAAFVDAVEGTLGPIGIFANNAGIEGVVAPLHEYPDEIFDRLLAVNVKGVFLGLKHVLAKMTPRGRGAIVNTASTSAIRGRAGLAGYVASKHAVLGLTRTAALEVVGTRIRVNAVLPGPIESRMIRNLDDQAGRNASGLRRSGSARYGKPENIADVVAFLASDDASHVNGAAWVVDAGMTVP from the coding sequence ATGATCGAGACAGATCGGCCGGTGGCGTTGGTCACCGGCGGCGGAGGAGATTTGGGCCGCGCCATCGCGCTTCGGTTGGCGCGAACCTGTGCAGCCGTCGCGATCGTCGACATCGACGAACGTTCCGCCGATGCGACCGCAAGGCTGGTAGAGGCCGCCGGCTGCAAGTCGGTGGCCATCCGCGCGGACGTCTCAAGCCCGCACGAGACGGCGGCCTTCGTCGATGCTGTTGAAGGCACGCTCGGGCCGATCGGCATTTTCGCCAATAATGCCGGGATCGAGGGCGTCGTAGCGCCGCTGCATGAATACCCGGATGAAATCTTTGACCGGTTGCTTGCAGTCAACGTGAAGGGCGTCTTCCTCGGGCTGAAACATGTGCTGGCGAAGATGACGCCCCGCGGACGGGGCGCGATCGTCAATACCGCGTCGACATCGGCGATCCGCGGTCGTGCCGGACTTGCCGGCTATGTCGCGTCCAAACATGCCGTGCTGGGGCTAACGCGGACGGCGGCGCTGGAGGTGGTGGGGACGCGAATTCGGGTGAACGCGGTGCTTCCGGGGCCGATCGAATCCCGGATGATCCGGAATCTGGACGATCAGGCCGGCCGCAACGCGTCGGGCCTTCGCAGATCAGGCTCGGCCCGATATGGCAAGCCGGAAAACATCGCCGATGTCGTCGCATTCCTTGCCTCCGACGATGCATCGCATGTCAACGGAGCGGCCTGGGTGGTGGACGCGGGTATGACGGTTCCGTAG
- a CDS encoding IclR family transcriptional regulator, which produces MKKAKKAVQPGAPALEKGLDLLEALAAESHGLSQKQLAERVGRSVSEIFRMLVALERRGYVTRDPATAEYTLTLKLFRIASQFPPTERLLQAALPVMEQLAGRVQLSCHLTVLHGEQFMVIARIEPEWLMGWSVKVGAVFPLTQQYASAKVLAAFQLESRRQELADVIADYDRISGKKALAALDRISSEGGNFSNDDGYTRILAYSCPITEASGRAVAALTVPLVRQDRIPATEAASIASELRNAAKIVSEKIGAGVIG; this is translated from the coding sequence ATGAAGAAGGCGAAGAAGGCAGTCCAGCCGGGAGCTCCGGCGCTGGAGAAAGGGCTCGACCTGCTCGAAGCGCTGGCCGCGGAATCGCACGGCCTGAGCCAGAAGCAGCTTGCCGAGCGCGTCGGTCGCTCGGTCAGCGAGATATTCCGGATGCTGGTCGCCCTGGAGCGGCGCGGCTACGTCACCCGCGATCCGGCCACGGCGGAATATACGCTGACGCTGAAATTATTCCGGATCGCCTCGCAATTTCCGCCGACCGAAAGGCTGTTGCAGGCGGCGCTTCCGGTCATGGAGCAGCTGGCCGGCCGCGTCCAACTGTCGTGCCATCTCACGGTTTTGCATGGCGAACAATTCATGGTGATCGCGCGCATCGAACCGGAATGGCTGATGGGCTGGTCGGTCAAGGTAGGCGCGGTTTTTCCCCTCACTCAGCAATACGCGTCGGCGAAAGTGCTGGCCGCATTCCAGCTCGAAAGCCGGCGACAGGAGCTAGCCGATGTCATCGCCGATTATGACCGCATCAGCGGCAAGAAGGCGCTGGCGGCGCTGGACCGGATATCTTCCGAGGGCGGGAATTTTTCCAACGACGACGGCTATACGCGGATTCTCGCTTACAGCTGCCCGATCACCGAGGCATCCGGGCGCGCGGTCGCGGCCTTGACCGTGCCGCTGGTTCGGCAAGACAGGATTCCCGCCACAGAAGCCGCCAGCATCGCGAGCGAGCTTCGTAACGCTGCGAAAATCGTCTCGGAAAAAATCGGCGCCGGCGTGATCGGCTGA
- a CDS encoding FAD-dependent oxidoreductase, with the protein MSSQTIEEPARQIPLYGEYEVAVLGGGPAGIAASVAAARAGKRTLLIERYGFLGGMGTAAGVTNFCGLHANVHGEMHRVVQGVASDLLARIDHLGGLNAPHLILGKILAQAYDTAAYKIAADDLLAHHKVDILFHALGAGVVMHDKSRINALMVETKAGRQAVRAGIFIDCSGDGDLAAWAGAPFEVGDNAGSMLYPSMMFRLNGIDPDKAGEAWRTIPALMEQAEAAGTHHFPRKAAIVRPQRSQIEWRVNFTQLARKDGTAINGLEPDDLTRGEIDGRQQAIRAFEFLRTVPGFEKSYIVDLPPQLGIRETRRVVGGYMLSGDDVLGCASFDDSIGVNGWPMESHVAGDVIFKFPPIPESRGFNELPYRMLIPEGIDNLLVAGRCASMTHEGQSAARVSGACFAMGEAAGLAASLALDGNATPRDIAVDKLQNELKQQGAFIGLDQSVPVGF; encoded by the coding sequence TTGTCCTCCCAAACCATCGAAGAGCCGGCGCGGCAAATTCCGCTCTATGGCGAATATGAAGTGGCCGTGCTTGGCGGCGGGCCCGCGGGCATCGCGGCCAGCGTCGCCGCGGCGCGTGCAGGCAAGCGCACGCTGCTGATCGAGCGCTACGGCTTCCTCGGCGGCATGGGCACCGCGGCGGGGGTGACGAATTTTTGCGGGTTGCATGCCAATGTCCATGGCGAGATGCATCGCGTCGTGCAGGGCGTGGCTTCCGACCTGCTCGCGCGCATCGATCATCTGGGCGGGTTGAATGCGCCGCATCTGATCCTCGGCAAGATCCTGGCGCAGGCCTATGACACCGCGGCCTACAAGATCGCGGCCGATGATCTGCTCGCGCATCACAAGGTCGATATCCTCTTTCATGCGCTCGGCGCCGGCGTGGTGATGCATGACAAGAGCCGCATCAATGCGCTGATGGTCGAGACCAAGGCGGGCCGCCAGGCGGTGCGCGCCGGCATCTTCATCGATTGCTCCGGCGACGGCGATCTCGCGGCCTGGGCCGGGGCGCCGTTCGAGGTCGGCGACAATGCCGGCAGCATGCTCTATCCCTCGATGATGTTCCGTTTGAACGGCATCGATCCGGACAAGGCCGGCGAAGCCTGGCGGACCATCCCGGCGCTGATGGAGCAGGCGGAAGCGGCGGGTACGCATCATTTCCCGCGCAAGGCCGCGATCGTGCGGCCGCAGCGCTCGCAGATCGAATGGCGGGTGAACTTCACCCAGCTCGCGCGCAAGGACGGCACCGCGATCAACGGCCTCGAACCCGATGATTTGACGCGCGGCGAAATCGACGGCCGCCAGCAGGCGATCCGCGCGTTTGAATTTCTGCGCACGGTGCCGGGATTCGAGAAATCCTACATCGTCGACCTGCCGCCGCAGCTCGGCATCCGCGAAACACGGCGCGTGGTCGGCGGCTATATGCTCAGCGGTGACGACGTGCTCGGCTGCGCCTCGTTTGACGACTCGATCGGCGTCAATGGCTGGCCGATGGAATCCCATGTCGCGGGCGACGTGATCTTCAAGTTTCCGCCGATCCCGGAATCGCGCGGCTTCAACGAATTGCCGTATCGCATGCTGATCCCAGAAGGCATCGACAATCTCCTGGTCGCCGGCCGTTGTGCCTCGATGACCCATGAGGGTCAATCGGCGGCACGCGTGTCCGGCGCCTGCTTTGCGATGGGCGAGGCCGCTGGTCTTGCGGCGTCCTTGGCACTGGATGGCAATGCGACGCCGCGCGATATCGCGGTCGACAAACTGCAGAACGAATTGAAACAACAGGGCGCCTTTATCGGGCTCGATCAAAGCGTGCCCGTTGGGTTTTAG
- a CDS encoding ABC transporter substrate-binding protein: protein MLTGLLALTTMGIARADDLLKAKVGVLRLSSSAPVFIAQDKGYFRDAGLDVELKFFDAAQPIAVATASGDVDFGVTAFTAGLYNLAGKGVLKVIGGMSREKAGFPLIGYFASNNAYAAGLKTPKDLAGKRIAVTQVGSSFHYSLGLLADKYGFKLGDVKVLPMQSLSNAAAALKGETVDAALLPVSTARKLMDDNGAKLLGWVGDETPWQLGAVFASPKALANKALVTKLLGALERADREYHDVILAAVTDGKAPINDKTKPLLEIIAKYTNLPVEQVVGNCAYIDPDGKLDVKNVANQIGWLQEQGFVDKGFTADAIIAKDYVKPD, encoded by the coding sequence ATGTTGACGGGCCTGCTGGCGCTGACGACGATGGGTATCGCGCGCGCCGACGACCTGCTGAAAGCGAAAGTCGGTGTGCTGCGGCTGTCATCCTCGGCGCCAGTGTTCATCGCGCAGGACAAGGGCTATTTCCGCGACGCCGGCCTCGATGTCGAGCTGAAATTCTTCGATGCCGCGCAGCCGATCGCGGTCGCAACCGCCTCGGGCGACGTCGATTTCGGCGTCACCGCGTTCACGGCCGGGCTTTATAATCTCGCCGGCAAGGGCGTGTTGAAGGTGATCGGCGGCATGAGCCGCGAGAAGGCGGGCTTTCCCCTGATCGGCTATTTCGCCAGCAATAACGCCTATGCCGCAGGTCTCAAGACGCCGAAGGATCTCGCCGGCAAGCGTATCGCTGTCACGCAGGTCGGTTCGAGCTTCCACTATTCGCTCGGCCTGCTCGCCGACAAATACGGTTTCAAGCTCGGTGACGTAAAGGTGCTGCCGATGCAGTCGCTGTCGAATGCCGCCGCGGCGTTGAAGGGCGAGACCGTCGATGCGGCGCTGTTGCCGGTCTCGACCGCGCGCAAACTGATGGATGACAATGGCGCGAAACTGCTGGGCTGGGTCGGCGATGAAACGCCATGGCAGCTCGGTGCGGTGTTCGCGTCGCCGAAAGCGCTCGCCAACAAGGCGCTGGTCACAAAACTTCTCGGCGCGCTGGAGCGTGCCGACCGCGAATATCACGACGTGATCCTGGCTGCCGTTACCGACGGCAAGGCGCCGATCAATGACAAGACCAAACCGCTTCTCGAAATCATCGCCAAATACACCAACCTGCCGGTCGAGCAGGTGGTCGGTAATTGCGCCTATATCGATCCCGACGGCAAACTCGACGTCAAGAATGTCGCCAACCAGATCGGCTGGCTGCAGGAGCAGGGCTTTGTCGACAAGGGATTTACGGCGGATGCGATCATCGCCAAGGACTATGTGAAGCCGGATTGA
- a CDS encoding ABC transporter ATP-binding protein, whose amino-acid sequence MDLIANHISHRFGALDVLDDVSFTVGAGEVVAIVGPSGCGKSTLLSILGGLLRPSAGVAELRGAPPPGSLNPLTFVFQDFALLPWATVEENVEFPLLHSGLGTAERLGVVDDALKRTGLSDFRATYPKQLSGGMRQRVGIARALAVRPAILLMDEPLSALDSQTRELLMEDFVRLLADGAMSAVYVTHNLEEAVRLADRIVVLSRRPGRVREVVTIPMTRGERGDVNARGQLLALQNQLWSLIRTEAIDAEREVQHA is encoded by the coding sequence ATGGACCTGATCGCCAACCATATCAGCCATCGCTTCGGCGCGCTCGACGTGCTGGACGACGTGTCGTTCACGGTTGGTGCTGGCGAAGTGGTCGCGATCGTCGGGCCGTCCGGCTGCGGCAAGAGCACGCTGCTGTCGATCCTCGGCGGCCTGTTGCGACCGAGCGCGGGCGTGGCGGAATTGCGCGGCGCGCCGCCGCCGGGCAGCCTCAACCCGCTGACCTTCGTGTTCCAGGATTTTGCGCTGCTGCCGTGGGCCACGGTCGAAGAGAATGTCGAATTTCCGCTGCTGCATTCCGGTCTCGGCACAGCCGAGCGCCTCGGGGTCGTCGACGATGCCCTGAAGCGCACGGGTCTCTCCGATTTCCGCGCCACGTACCCCAAGCAATTGTCAGGCGGCATGCGCCAGCGCGTCGGCATCGCGCGGGCGCTTGCGGTGCGGCCTGCAATCCTGCTGATGGACGAGCCGCTGTCGGCGCTGGATTCGCAGACCCGTGAATTGCTGATGGAGGATTTTGTTCGCCTGCTCGCCGATGGCGCGATGAGCGCGGTCTATGTGACGCATAATCTGGAGGAAGCGGTCCGGCTCGCCGATCGCATCGTGGTGCTGTCGCGGCGGCCCGGCCGTGTCCGCGAGGTCGTCACCATTCCCATGACGCGTGGCGAGCGTGGTGACGTCAATGCGCGCGGCCAGTTGCTCGCGTTGCAAAACCAATTGTGGTCGCTGATCCGCACCGAGGCGATCGATGCTGAGCGGGAGGTCCAGCATGCTTGA
- a CDS encoding ABC transporter permease — MLDRSNRRDDPPQTNSTTETRPVAFRGAGFAPKAGRRAGWIALALVIAFWQLAGSAGWVNPLFLPAPWAIARAIYQLAISGALWQHLSYSIMRIGAGWILGTVAGVIVGFAIGLSGLARGIGITFISALFPIPKIALLPLLILWLGIGEEPKIATIALGVFFSTAISVYSGVDAVPRNLIQMAQSFNVPFHAIVRRVIWPGALPSILAGFRITASIALLLVVSAEMIGAEFGIGAFVLQAGNLMQTDQLLAGVVILSLFGLAVGKLINWLETRLLHWR, encoded by the coding sequence ATGCTTGACCGCTCGAACCGGCGGGATGATCCGCCGCAGACCAATTCAACCACTGAAACACGACCCGTCGCGTTTCGCGGCGCGGGCTTTGCCCCGAAAGCGGGTCGCCGCGCCGGCTGGATCGCGCTGGCGCTGGTGATCGCGTTCTGGCAACTGGCCGGCAGTGCCGGCTGGGTCAATCCGCTGTTCCTGCCGGCGCCATGGGCGATCGCGCGCGCGATCTATCAGCTCGCGATATCGGGCGCGCTTTGGCAGCATCTGTCGTATTCGATCATGCGGATCGGCGCGGGATGGATCCTCGGCACCGTCGCCGGCGTCATCGTCGGATTCGCGATCGGTCTTTCAGGCCTCGCCCGCGGCATCGGCATCACCTTTATCTCGGCACTGTTTCCGATTCCGAAGATCGCGCTGTTGCCGCTGCTGATCCTGTGGCTCGGCATCGGCGAAGAGCCGAAGATCGCCACCATCGCGCTCGGCGTATTCTTCTCCACCGCGATTTCGGTCTACAGCGGCGTCGATGCGGTGCCGCGCAACCTGATCCAGATGGCACAGAGCTTCAACGTGCCGTTTCACGCCATCGTGCGCCGGGTGATCTGGCCGGGGGCGCTGCCCTCGATCCTTGCGGGATTCCGCATTACCGCATCGATCGCGCTCTTGCTGGTGGTGAGTGCCGAGATGATCGGCGCCGAGTTCGGCATCGGCGCCTTCGTGCTGCAGGCCGGCAATCTGATGCAGACCGATCAGCTATTGGCCGGCGTCGTGATCCTGTCGCTGTTCGGGTTGGCGGTGGGCAAATTGATCAACTGGCTGGAAACGCGCCTGCTGCACTGGCGCTAG
- a CDS encoding lipocalin-like domain-containing protein, giving the protein MKKSPVHTISSLVRMSLIALPQVLTGACAMATEAQPLSLEGTWVMTSAYEVLADGTRTTNYGEHPNGLLMIDKTGRYSLQIFRPGRAKFASGDKTRGTPQEYREAVLGSSTHTGHVVVDPAKGRLTFNIDTASYPNWEGAQQVRDYTFKDGTLTYSVPASASGNGTVAYSIWRHEPQ; this is encoded by the coding sequence ATGAAAAAATCTCCCGTTCATACCATTTCGTCACTGGTGCGCATGTCTCTTATCGCCTTGCCCCAGGTACTGACCGGCGCATGTGCGATGGCTACCGAAGCACAACCGCTTTCGCTGGAAGGGACCTGGGTCATGACTTCAGCCTATGAAGTCCTCGCTGACGGCACGCGCACCACGAACTACGGCGAGCATCCAAACGGTCTGCTGATGATCGATAAGACTGGACGCTATTCATTACAGATTTTCCGTCCCGGAAGAGCAAAATTTGCCTCCGGTGACAAGACACGCGGCACACCGCAGGAATACCGTGAGGCGGTTTTGGGTTCGAGCACCCATACCGGACATGTCGTCGTCGACCCGGCGAAGGGCAGACTGACGTTCAACATCGATACGGCCTCTTATCCCAATTGGGAGGGGGCGCAACAGGTGCGCGATTACACTTTCAAAGACGGTACCTTGACCTATTCGGTGCCTGCGAGTGCGTCGGGCAACGGCACTGTCGCCTATTCCATTTGGCGACACGAGCCGCAATGA
- a CDS encoding LysR substrate-binding domain-containing protein, whose amino-acid sequence MALPSLRNLQVFEVAARHPTLRAAADALFLTHGAVSRQIRALEAELGVALFTRTKRGMVLTPQGQQLQATVAEALKLMSDAAVTLGRDATNSSARLTVTVLPSFATRWLLPRLSDFQSRHPDIAVELISVMAPLDLTKKKIHLGIRNGEGKWAGVTSERLAQEKLFPVAAKNGIVGYDRLPHSAQELLEYPLLNPYDDWQRWFGRAGVTARLPLAGKTFDDANLLLQAAEAGEGVALGRKWLVADALDKGTLVRLSGPMITSLRSYYLIYPENQPLSPHAEAFAIWIRERMNDG is encoded by the coding sequence ATGGCCCTTCCGTCCCTTCGCAATCTTCAGGTCTTTGAGGTTGCCGCGCGTCATCCCACGCTCCGCGCCGCTGCGGATGCATTGTTCCTGACCCACGGTGCCGTGAGCCGCCAGATACGTGCTTTGGAAGCCGAGCTGGGTGTTGCGCTGTTTACCCGCACCAAGCGCGGGATGGTGCTCACCCCGCAAGGCCAACAGTTGCAGGCGACAGTCGCGGAAGCATTGAAGTTGATGTCTGACGCCGCTGTGACACTCGGCCGAGACGCGACGAATTCGTCGGCACGCCTGACGGTCACGGTTCTTCCTTCATTCGCGACCCGTTGGCTGTTGCCGCGTCTGTCGGATTTCCAGTCTCGACATCCCGACATCGCAGTGGAATTGATCTCGGTGATGGCGCCACTCGACCTCACGAAGAAGAAAATCCACCTCGGAATCCGCAATGGCGAAGGCAAGTGGGCCGGAGTCACATCGGAACGGCTGGCCCAAGAGAAACTGTTTCCCGTTGCGGCGAAGAATGGCATCGTTGGTTACGACAGACTGCCTCATTCCGCGCAGGAATTGCTCGAATATCCGCTGCTGAATCCTTACGACGACTGGCAGCGTTGGTTCGGCCGCGCGGGCGTGACCGCCCGCTTACCCCTTGCCGGGAAGACGTTCGACGATGCTAATCTGCTGCTTCAGGCCGCTGAGGCAGGCGAGGGCGTTGCTTTGGGGCGAAAGTGGCTGGTCGCCGATGCCCTGGACAAAGGAACCCTGGTTCGCCTGTCGGGACCGATGATCACCTCGCTGCGCTCTTATTATTTGATCTATCCGGAAAACCAGCCGCTGTCGCCCCATGCGGAAGCTTTTGCCATCTGGATACGAGAGAGGATGAACGACGGATAG
- the gtdA gene encoding gentisate 1,2-dioxygenase, with translation MEAVLKTPEREAFYKKIDGENLSALWNVMGDLITPEPKSACRPHLWKFDAIRDYMTEAGKLITAKEAERRVLVLENPGLRGQSKITTSLFAGVQMVIPGDVAPAHRHSQSALRFVLEGKGAFTAVDGERTAMEPGDFVITPSMTWHDHSNQTSEPMFWLDGLDIPMVQFFDASFAEGSNEDQQKITRPAGDSFARYGHNLLPIDQKRVSKTSPIFNYPYSYTREALEHAKARNEWDACHGLKLKFSNPETGDFAMPTIGTFIQLLPKGFKTARYRSTDATVFAAIEGRGRTRVGEQTFEWGSRDLFVVPSWQWVTHEADEDSVVFSFSDRPVQQKLDLFREDRGNA, from the coding sequence ATGGAAGCCGTGCTGAAGACGCCGGAACGCGAGGCATTTTACAAGAAGATCGACGGCGAAAATCTCTCCGCGCTGTGGAACGTGATGGGCGATCTCATCACGCCCGAACCGAAGAGCGCCTGCCGGCCGCATCTGTGGAAGTTCGACGCGATCCGCGACTACATGACGGAAGCCGGCAAGCTGATCACCGCCAAGGAAGCGGAGCGGCGGGTGCTGGTGCTGGAAAACCCGGGGCTGCGCGGGCAATCGAAAATCACCACGTCATTGTTTGCCGGCGTGCAGATGGTGATCCCCGGCGACGTCGCGCCGGCGCACCGTCATAGTCAATCGGCTTTGCGCTTCGTGCTCGAAGGCAAGGGCGCGTTTACCGCCGTCGACGGGGAGCGCACGGCAATGGAGCCGGGCGATTTCGTGATCACACCGTCGATGACCTGGCACGACCACAGCAACCAGACATCGGAGCCGATGTTCTGGCTGGACGGACTCGATATTCCGATGGTGCAGTTTTTCGATGCGTCGTTCGCGGAAGGATCGAACGAGGATCAGCAAAAGATTACCCGCCCCGCCGGCGACAGCTTTGCCCGCTACGGCCACAATCTGCTGCCGATCGACCAGAAGCGTGTCTCCAAGACCTCGCCGATCTTCAACTATCCCTACAGCTACACGCGCGAGGCGCTGGAGCATGCCAAGGCGCGCAACGAATGGGACGCCTGTCACGGGCTGAAGCTGAAATTCTCCAATCCCGAGACCGGCGACTTCGCGATGCCGACCATCGGCACCTTCATCCAGCTGCTGCCGAAGGGTTTCAAGACCGCGCGCTATCGTTCGACCGACGCCACCGTATTCGCGGCGATCGAAGGCCGCGGACGCACGCGGGTCGGCGAGCAGACTTTCGAATGGGGCTCACGTGACCTGTTCGTGGTGCCGAGCTGGCAGTGGGTCACCCACGAGGCCGACGAGGATTCCGTGGTGTTCAGTTTCTCCGACCGCCCGGTGCAGCAGAAGCTCGATCTGTTCCGCGAGGACCGCGGCAACGCATAG
- the maiA gene encoding maleylacetoacetate isomerase, producing the protein MKLHGYFRSSASYRVRIALNLKGLGAEHLAHHLRKGEQCAPAYLAINPQGLVPTLESDQGAILTQSLAIIEWLDEIHPEPPLLPKDPLRRAKVRAFAMALACDTHPVQNLKVLARLRQLGLPEEQVTEWAAWANREGLAACETLIANEAGPFCFGAAPTIADLCLVPQLANARRFGVDVAAYPKLLKAEAAAKAVKAFADAAPDRQPDAE; encoded by the coding sequence ATGAAGCTGCACGGCTATTTCCGCAGCAGCGCGTCCTACCGGGTCAGAATCGCATTGAACCTGAAGGGCTTGGGCGCGGAGCACTTGGCCCATCATCTTCGCAAGGGCGAACAATGCGCGCCCGCTTATCTCGCGATCAATCCGCAGGGGCTGGTCCCGACGCTCGAGAGCGATCAGGGCGCGATCCTCACCCAGTCGCTGGCGATCATCGAATGGCTCGACGAAATCCATCCCGAGCCGCCGCTGCTGCCGAAGGATCCGCTGCGCCGCGCCAAGGTTCGCGCCTTTGCGATGGCGCTCGCCTGCGACACCCATCCGGTGCAGAATCTGAAAGTCCTGGCGCGGCTGCGCCAGCTCGGCCTGCCCGAGGAACAGGTGACGGAATGGGCGGCCTGGGCCAACCGCGAGGGCCTCGCCGCCTGCGAAACGCTGATCGCAAACGAGGCCGGCCCGTTCTGTTTTGGCGCGGCGCCGACGATCGCCGATCTGTGCCTGGTGCCGCAGCTCGCCAACGCCCGCCGCTTCGGCGTCGATGTCGCGGCCTATCCAAAATTGCTGAAAGCGGAAGCGGCGGCGAAAGCGGTGAAGGCGTTCGCGGACGCCGCACCGGACCGGCAACCCGATGCCGAATAA
- a CDS encoding MarR family winged helix-turn-helix transcriptional regulator, protein MPNKTDPITMDAVYTAPGYLFRRMQQIAVAIFVEECKAHDLTPVQYAALVAIRTHPGIDATRLSAVIAFDRSTLGSVIERLEAKNLIERKPATEDKRVKLLYLTRSGATLLRNIMPSVDRAQARMLQPLKPEDRKTLLALMTQLVDLNNEASRVPLRAEDALEHFRKSS, encoded by the coding sequence ATGCCGAATAAGACCGACCCGATCACGATGGACGCGGTCTATACCGCGCCGGGCTATCTGTTTCGCCGCATGCAGCAGATTGCGGTCGCGATTTTCGTCGAGGAGTGCAAGGCCCACGACCTGACGCCGGTGCAATATGCGGCGCTGGTTGCGATCCGCACCCACCCCGGCATCGATGCCACCCGGCTTTCCGCCGTGATCGCTTTCGATCGCTCGACATTAGGCAGCGTGATCGAACGGCTGGAGGCGAAAAATCTTATCGAGCGAAAGCCGGCCACTGAGGACAAGCGCGTCAAGCTGCTTTATCTCACCAGGTCAGGCGCGACCTTGCTGCGCAATATCATGCCGTCGGTTGATCGGGCGCAGGCGCGCATGCTGCAGCCGCTGAAGCCCGAGGATCGCAAAACCTTGCTGGCCTTGATGACGCAACTGGTCGACCTCAACAACGAAGCCTCGCGGGTGCCGTTGCGCGCGGAAGACGCGCTTGAACATTTCAGGAAATCAAGCTGA